In a genomic window of Spirosoma agri:
- a CDS encoding DinB family protein, giving the protein MTTESTDSTRYPIGLWQSQDAYTIAEIRQLVDQIGTLPDAYALVLTDISAVDLSRQYRPDSWTIQQLVHHVADTHMLHFMRLKNALTAPNTTGVMADVNAWAALSEGQYAPISDSLTLLKGIHQRIAFLVGTLRPDQLAITYYHPGRQRDLTLAQALSVIVWHAEHHLAHIRLALQTD; this is encoded by the coding sequence ATGACAACTGAATCCACCGATTCCACTCGTTACCCAATTGGCCTTTGGCAATCTCAGGACGCGTATACCATTGCCGAGATTCGTCAGCTTGTCGATCAGATCGGAACGCTGCCCGATGCCTATGCCCTCGTCCTGACCGACATTTCGGCGGTTGACCTTTCCCGACAGTACCGGCCCGATAGCTGGACCATCCAACAGCTTGTTCACCACGTTGCCGACACGCATATGCTGCATTTTATGCGGTTGAAGAATGCACTCACGGCTCCGAATACCACTGGTGTTATGGCCGATGTCAATGCGTGGGCGGCACTCAGCGAAGGACAATATGCTCCCATCTCCGATTCGCTTACGCTATTGAAAGGTATCCATCAGCGCATTGCCTTTCTGGTCGGCACGCTACGGCCCGACCAACTTGCCATTACCTACTACCACCCAGGTCGGCAGCGTGATCTCACATTGGCTCAGGCACTCTCGGTCATTGTCTGGCACGCCGAGCATCATCTGGCCCATATCCGACTCGCTCTACAGACCGACTGA
- a CDS encoding efflux RND transporter periplasmic adaptor subunit, which produces MSSQFKHYSLILFLSIYGLLACQPEQPTDKKTNTQEASTEHAHEEGPADIVELTDDQLRIGAVSLGKIAYRHVSQQLLVNGRLAVPAQSQVNISALLGGFIRTIPLLPGQRVSKGQVLARIENPELIQLQQDYAENHSRLTYLEAEFARQKELSEQNVSALKVFQQTRAELGATRARLTGLAHRMRLVGLSPEAALAGKFSSLYTISAPISGVVTNVSATAGQYVQGSDVIARLTGSQGLYAELTVFEKDLPQVREGQPVTIRLTNEGGRERLGRITLINRSIEPDRSVRVVAQLDQPDARLLPNTFLKASLAVGASRVTALPEEAIVSAGGNDYIFVVTDEKPHEQHPEHADHAPHPGETEPKAGTTFKQVPVRRGVTEGGYSQIILPASINLTTTQVVSKGAYAVLSQLQTAGGEEEGHAH; this is translated from the coding sequence ATGTCCAGTCAATTTAAGCACTATAGCCTCATCCTGTTCCTGAGCATTTACGGCCTGCTCGCCTGTCAGCCGGAACAGCCAACCGACAAGAAAACTAATACCCAGGAGGCTTCTACGGAACACGCGCACGAAGAAGGCCCTGCCGATATTGTCGAACTCACCGATGATCAGCTTCGGATCGGGGCTGTTAGCCTGGGAAAAATCGCGTACCGTCATGTTAGCCAGCAGTTACTGGTCAACGGACGACTGGCCGTACCCGCGCAAAGTCAGGTCAACATTTCGGCGTTACTGGGCGGATTTATTCGAACCATTCCCTTACTGCCCGGCCAGCGCGTATCGAAGGGCCAGGTCTTGGCGCGTATCGAAAACCCGGAACTAATCCAACTTCAGCAGGATTACGCCGAAAACCACAGCCGTCTGACCTACCTCGAAGCAGAGTTTGCGCGGCAGAAAGAGCTCAGCGAACAAAATGTGAGTGCGCTGAAAGTCTTTCAGCAAACCAGGGCAGAGTTGGGGGCTACCCGTGCCCGACTTACCGGGCTGGCTCACCGGATGCGCCTGGTCGGCTTATCCCCCGAGGCTGCGCTGGCCGGGAAATTCAGTAGTCTGTACACCATCAGTGCGCCCATTTCGGGTGTGGTGACCAACGTTTCAGCCACAGCGGGTCAGTATGTTCAGGGGAGCGATGTGATCGCCCGTCTCACCGGTAGCCAGGGTTTATACGCTGAACTGACGGTGTTCGAAAAAGATCTGCCGCAGGTTCGGGAAGGGCAACCGGTAACGATCCGCCTGACCAATGAGGGTGGGCGCGAACGGCTTGGTCGTATAACGCTCATTAACCGCTCGATTGAGCCGGACCGTTCGGTGCGTGTCGTGGCTCAGCTTGACCAACCCGACGCTCGTCTGTTGCCCAATACCTTCCTGAAAGCAAGTCTTGCGGTAGGTGCCAGCCGGGTTACGGCGTTGCCCGAAGAGGCCATCGTATCGGCCGGGGGGAACGATTATATTTTTGTCGTTACGGACGAGAAACCGCACGAACAACATCCGGAACATGCTGACCATGCCCCCCATCCGGGCGAGACTGAACCAAAAGCAGGCACTACGTTCAAGCAGGTTCCGGTGCGTCGGGGCGTGACCGAAGGCGGCTACTCGCAGATTATCCTGCCCGCGTCGATTAACCTTACCACCACGCAGGTTGTTAGCAAGGGAGCCTACGCCGTTCTGTCGCAGCTTCAGACCGCTGGTGGCGAAGAAGAAGGACACGCCCATTAA
- the mnmA gene encoding tRNA 2-thiouridine(34) synthase MnmA, whose translation MSKHGRILVAMSGGIDSSLAAVMLHEEGYEVIGMTMKTWDYASSGGNKKETGCCSLDSINDARNIAVNLGFPHYILDIREEFGDYVINHFTGEYLEGRTPNPCVLCNTHIKWDALLRRADRLDCESIATGHYAHIREENGRHIISKGVDTLKDQSYVLWGVSQDSLSRTKLPLGHLRKSEIRDMATERGFMELVTKSESYEICFVPDNDYRGFLKRRVPGLEAEVAGGNFVMEGTGKVLGKHQGYPFYTIGQRKGLGMAFGQPMFVTEIRKDTNEVVLGLDKDLYRDAMIVSKLNLQKYDHIAGPLETVTKVRYKDAGTPAIISQTGDKIEVRFSEGVSAIAPGQAAVFYEGDDVIGGGWIMKSFRQHDPVSDSAYAVAS comes from the coding sequence ATGAGCAAACACGGACGCATTTTAGTCGCCATGAGTGGCGGCATCGATTCATCACTGGCAGCCGTCATGCTGCACGAAGAAGGCTACGAAGTTATTGGTATGACCATGAAAACATGGGATTATGCCTCGTCGGGTGGTAACAAGAAAGAAACGGGCTGCTGTAGTCTCGATAGTATCAACGACGCCCGTAACATCGCCGTCAACCTCGGCTTTCCCCACTACATTCTCGACATCCGGGAAGAGTTTGGTGATTATGTGATCAACCATTTTACGGGCGAATACCTCGAAGGACGCACGCCAAACCCCTGCGTTCTGTGTAACACCCACATCAAATGGGATGCGCTGCTTCGCCGGGCCGACCGCCTTGACTGCGAGTCCATTGCAACGGGCCACTACGCTCATATCCGGGAAGAGAACGGGCGACATATTATTTCGAAAGGCGTTGATACGCTCAAGGACCAGTCGTATGTGCTGTGGGGCGTATCGCAGGATAGCCTCAGCCGCACAAAATTACCACTTGGGCATCTGCGCAAGTCGGAGATTCGTGACATGGCCACCGAGCGGGGTTTTATGGAACTCGTTACGAAATCCGAATCCTACGAAATCTGCTTCGTGCCGGACAACGATTACCGGGGTTTTCTGAAACGGCGGGTTCCCGGTCTGGAAGCGGAAGTAGCGGGTGGTAACTTTGTTATGGAAGGAACGGGCAAAGTGCTGGGCAAACACCAGGGCTATCCGTTTTATACCATCGGCCAACGCAAAGGCCTGGGCATGGCATTCGGTCAGCCGATGTTCGTGACGGAGATCAGGAAAGATACGAACGAGGTGGTACTGGGTCTGGACAAAGATCTGTATCGCGATGCGATGATCGTCAGCAAACTGAATCTGCAAAAATACGATCACATTGCTGGCCCGCTCGAAACCGTCACGAAAGTACGCTACAAAGATGCGGGTACGCCAGCGATCATTTCGCAAACCGGTGACAAAATCGAGGTGCGCTTCAGCGAGGGCGTGTCAGCCATTGCACCGGGTCAGGCAGCTGTTTTTTACGAAGGCGACGACGTAATTGGCGGGGGCTGGATCATGAAAAGCTTTCGCCAGCATGATCCAGTGAGCGATTCAGCCTACGCAGTGGCTTCCTAA
- a CDS encoding 3-keto-disaccharide hydrolase produces the protein MRIQTVFILLLVLSCSPFLLAQTPPTGHPNTNGAGWKPLFERDLSDANYPKGVWNYDEGELTATADKAIWTAKPYDDFMLDLFFKTAEGTNSGIVVHCSDTTNWIPNSVEIQIADDHTKQWAEAPTNGQSGAFYGHQAPTRKLVKKPDEWNRCTITCQGKMVYVVLNNQLVNTIDLTKFTSATKNPDGSDVPAWLNKPAADLPLHGYIGLQGKHAGAPIYFRGLKIKEL, from the coding sequence ATGCGCATCCAGACTGTTTTCATTCTTCTGCTCGTTTTGAGTTGTTCTCCGTTTCTTCTTGCCCAAACCCCACCGACCGGCCATCCGAACACGAACGGAGCGGGCTGGAAACCCCTCTTCGAGCGCGACCTTTCCGATGCAAACTACCCGAAAGGGGTCTGGAATTACGACGAGGGTGAGCTAACCGCCACCGCCGATAAAGCGATCTGGACGGCTAAACCGTACGACGATTTTATGCTCGATCTGTTCTTCAAAACAGCCGAAGGCACCAACAGTGGCATTGTCGTTCATTGCAGCGACACGACGAACTGGATTCCCAATTCAGTCGAAATCCAGATTGCCGACGATCACACCAAGCAATGGGCGGAAGCGCCTACCAACGGGCAATCCGGTGCGTTTTACGGGCACCAGGCTCCGACCCGAAAGCTCGTCAAGAAACCCGATGAATGGAATCGTTGCACGATAACTTGCCAGGGCAAAATGGTTTATGTAGTACTTAACAACCAGTTAGTGAACACGATCGATCTGACGAAATTCACGTCGGCGACGAAGAACCCCGACGGTTCCGACGTTCCGGCCTGGCTCAACAAACCCGCAGCGGATTTGCCCCTGCATGGCTACATCGGCTTACAGGGCAAACACGCCGGGGCACCGATCTACTTTCGCGGTCTGAAAATAAAGGAATTGTAA
- a CDS encoding response regulator transcription factor, with protein sequence MTPGPNAHLLVVEDEPKVATFIKKGLQTQAYTVDVALTGEEGKNRFDTTRYDLIILDVNLPDWSGLDLAEYIRGQHSRLPILMLTALDTTADKLLGFEAGADDYLAKPFDFMELLARVKALLRRSAPAEEAAETLHVADLELNLHQRLARRRGQTIELTAREFALLEYLMRNAGRVVSRVDIAEQVWDTGFDTGTNVIDVYISYLRAKIDKDSPVKLIHTLIGMGYVLKEK encoded by the coding sequence ATGACACCTGGCCCCAATGCGCACTTGCTGGTGGTTGAAGATGAGCCTAAAGTGGCAACGTTCATCAAAAAGGGGCTTCAAACACAAGCCTACACAGTCGATGTGGCCCTGACGGGCGAAGAAGGTAAAAATCGTTTCGATACCACGCGCTACGATCTGATTATTCTGGACGTTAATCTGCCGGATTGGAGTGGACTTGATCTGGCCGAGTACATTCGCGGGCAACACAGTCGGCTGCCAATCCTGATGCTGACGGCGCTGGACACGACCGCTGACAAACTTCTGGGCTTCGAAGCCGGAGCCGACGATTATCTGGCCAAGCCCTTTGATTTCATGGAACTGCTGGCTCGGGTGAAGGCACTGCTGCGTCGATCGGCACCAGCGGAAGAAGCAGCCGAAACCCTGCACGTGGCCGATCTGGAACTGAACCTCCACCAGCGCCTGGCCCGCCGGAGAGGACAAACCATTGAGCTGACCGCCCGCGAGTTCGCGCTCCTGGAATACCTGATGCGTAACGCGGGACGGGTTGTTTCAAGGGTGGATATCGCCGAGCAGGTCTGGGATACTGGCTTCGACACAGGCACGAACGTGATCGATGTGTATATCAGCTACCTGCGCGCTAAAATCGATAAAGATTCGCCGGTCAAACTCATCCACACCCTGATTGGAATGGGCTACGTCCTGAAAGAAAAATGA
- a CDS encoding sensor histidine kinase — protein sequence MSLRTRLTLLFTAIVSILLALFCGLLYGVAEQYRLREFHARLQAEATTAGHLLLGQERISLNLYKLMDRNQLTVLPDEELIIYNAQNRLVYESGTDYLALTPETLTRIRNEGKVVWREATREIVGILFTDQQRPYIIVASAVDTYGVRTVASLAQLLGIGWCVMTGLMLIAGRFFAGRMLKPISQINQRIDTITATSLSSRLPEGSQGDELTQLARRFNRMLNRLEEAFKLQRSFVSHASHELRTPLTAITGQLEVSLLAEDEPDELRATLRSVLDDVRGLNRMTNGLLELAKASMDASAVPMGPVQLDALLTQIQAKIQQLQPDYTIHLRIDPPDTHASDWQLTGSEALLRTAFFNLLDNGGKFSPDHTVWMQLIRQGTELQVTIHNTGVPIAPDQLPTIFSPFLRGRNANGHTGHGLGLALTERIIQLHQGQIRVDSSAEAGTTFTVSLPG from the coding sequence ATGAGCCTGCGCACTCGACTGACCCTTTTGTTTACGGCCATCGTCTCCATCCTGCTGGCCCTGTTTTGCGGACTCCTGTACGGAGTGGCCGAACAGTACCGATTGCGCGAGTTTCATGCGCGGTTGCAGGCCGAAGCGACCACAGCAGGTCATTTATTGTTAGGCCAGGAACGGATCAGCCTGAACCTCTATAAGTTAATGGACAGGAACCAGCTGACGGTCCTGCCCGACGAGGAGCTGATCATCTACAATGCGCAAAACCGGCTCGTGTATGAGAGTGGAACCGACTACCTCGCGCTCACACCCGAAACATTAACCCGAATCCGCAACGAGGGGAAAGTAGTCTGGCGGGAAGCGACCCGCGAGATCGTGGGCATTTTATTTACTGATCAGCAACGCCCCTACATCATTGTGGCCTCGGCGGTAGATACGTACGGCGTTCGTACCGTAGCCAGTTTGGCCCAACTGCTGGGTATCGGCTGGTGTGTAATGACGGGACTGATGCTGATCGCCGGTCGTTTTTTTGCGGGACGTATGCTTAAGCCCATTAGCCAAATCAACCAGCGCATCGATACCATTACGGCCACCAGCCTTTCCTCGCGTTTACCTGAGGGTTCTCAGGGCGATGAGCTGACCCAGTTGGCCCGGCGATTCAACCGGATGCTGAACCGGCTGGAAGAAGCGTTTAAGCTACAGCGTTCGTTCGTGTCGCATGCTTCCCATGAGCTACGGACACCCCTGACGGCCATTACGGGTCAGCTGGAAGTTTCATTGCTGGCGGAGGACGAGCCGGACGAACTGAGGGCCACTCTTCGTTCGGTTCTGGATGATGTACGCGGCTTAAATCGAATGACGAATGGGTTACTTGAGCTGGCTAAGGCGAGTATGGATGCCTCGGCGGTACCGATGGGCCCCGTTCAACTGGATGCCTTACTGACGCAGATTCAGGCGAAGATCCAGCAACTTCAACCGGATTACACGATTCACCTGCGCATCGACCCGCCCGACACACACGCTTCCGACTGGCAACTAACGGGTAGTGAAGCCTTGCTGCGAACGGCCTTTTTCAACCTGCTGGACAATGGCGGGAAATTTTCACCCGATCATACGGTCTGGATGCAGTTGATCAGACAGGGCACGGAGCTACAGGTGACGATCCACAACACTGGAGTTCCCATTGCTCCCGATCAACTACCCACTATTTTTAGTCCTTTCCTGCGGGGACGTAACGCCAATGGCCATACCGGTCATGGTCTTGGTCTTGCCCTCACCGAGCGCATTATCCAACTCCACCAGGGTCAGATTCGGGTCGACTCGTCGGCAGAAGCGGGCACAACCTTTACGGTTTCCCTACCTGGCTGA
- a CDS encoding heavy metal translocating P-type ATPase — protein MAHDHTHTHDDEDDHDHNHDDVALLEDGTTPAAATAKKGPQQTWRTYAPAFSSLVLLLIGIALDQFAKTTSFWSEPVRLIWYLAAYLPVGWPVLRRAWGRILAKDVFTEFFLMGVATVGAFGIREYPESVAVMLFYTIGELFQDAAVLRARRSIKALLDVRPDEVTVIRNGQPRTVQAATVAVGDVVQIKPGEKVGLDGTMRSATGSFDTAALTGESVPRTIQQGEVVLAGMINRQSLVEVDVTTPYQDSKLSRILKLVQQATGRKAQTQEFIARFAAIYTPAICGLAVLVTVVPYFFVADYQFQDWLYRGLVFLVIGCPCALVISIPLGYFGGIGAGSQQGILVKGSVFLDLMTQLKTVVMDKTGTLTKGVFKVQDVKAVGIDSTELARLTAALESKSTHPVATALIEYAGQIHADHGLAKSESNESGFESVSVDSVEEIPGHGLTGRVNGKVMLAGNAKLLTKFGVSFDEALTKIPYTIILTAIDGQFSGYFTIADELKPDAVEAVNRLKQDGIRTVMLSGDKSAVVEAVARQVGVDEWHGDLLPEDKVAQVERLKAELAGNPKAKLAFVGDGVNDAPVVALADVGIAMGGLGSDATIETADVIIQNDAPAKIATAIGIGRATRRIVWQNITLSLIVKGIVLILGAGGLATMWEAVFADVGVAMLAILNAVRVQNLTFK, from the coding sequence ATGGCACACGATCATACACATACCCACGACGACGAGGACGACCATGACCACAACCATGACGATGTAGCCTTGCTCGAAGATGGCACGACACCGGCAGCTGCTACGGCAAAAAAAGGGCCGCAACAAACCTGGCGCACCTATGCTCCGGCCTTCAGCAGTCTCGTTTTATTACTCATCGGCATTGCCCTGGATCAGTTTGCCAAAACAACTTCGTTCTGGAGCGAACCCGTCCGGTTGATCTGGTATCTGGCGGCTTACCTTCCCGTCGGCTGGCCGGTATTACGCCGGGCGTGGGGCCGCATATTGGCCAAAGATGTGTTCACCGAGTTCTTTCTGATGGGCGTAGCCACGGTAGGTGCTTTCGGCATCCGGGAGTATCCGGAAAGCGTGGCGGTGATGCTGTTTTACACCATCGGCGAGTTATTTCAGGATGCCGCCGTGCTGCGGGCGCGTCGGTCGATCAAAGCCCTGCTGGACGTGCGGCCCGATGAAGTGACGGTTATCCGCAATGGCCAACCCCGAACCGTTCAGGCAGCAACCGTGGCGGTGGGCGATGTAGTACAGATCAAGCCCGGCGAAAAAGTAGGCTTAGACGGAACGATGCGTTCCGCCACGGGTTCGTTCGACACCGCAGCCCTGACGGGGGAAAGCGTTCCGCGGACCATTCAACAGGGCGAGGTGGTATTAGCCGGTATGATCAACCGGCAGTCGTTGGTCGAGGTAGACGTGACGACACCGTATCAGGATTCCAAGTTGTCCCGCATCCTGAAACTTGTTCAGCAGGCTACCGGCCGCAAGGCCCAGACACAGGAGTTCATTGCCCGATTTGCGGCCATTTATACCCCGGCCATCTGCGGATTAGCAGTACTGGTCACGGTCGTTCCTTACTTTTTCGTCGCCGATTATCAGTTTCAGGATTGGCTCTACCGGGGGCTGGTCTTTCTGGTTATCGGGTGCCCCTGTGCACTCGTCATTTCTATCCCGCTGGGTTATTTTGGGGGTATTGGAGCAGGATCGCAGCAGGGTATTCTGGTCAAAGGCTCCGTTTTTCTGGATCTGATGACGCAGCTTAAAACGGTGGTCATGGACAAAACGGGCACGCTAACGAAAGGTGTGTTTAAGGTTCAGGATGTGAAAGCGGTCGGCATCGACAGCACCGAACTAGCGCGACTGACAGCCGCCCTGGAAAGCAAATCGACCCACCCGGTAGCCACCGCCCTCATTGAATACGCCGGACAAATCCATGCCGATCATGGACTTGCCAAGAGCGAGTCCAACGAATCGGGTTTCGAATCGGTTTCGGTCGACAGCGTCGAGGAGATTCCCGGTCATGGGTTGACCGGTCGAGTGAACGGAAAAGTGATGCTGGCCGGCAATGCTAAGTTGCTCACCAAATTTGGCGTATCGTTCGATGAAGCCTTGACGAAGATTCCGTATACGATCATACTGACGGCCATCGATGGTCAGTTTTCCGGTTATTTCACGATTGCCGATGAGCTGAAACCGGATGCTGTGGAGGCCGTGAACCGACTGAAACAGGATGGTATTCGAACCGTCATGTTATCCGGCGATAAGTCGGCGGTGGTCGAAGCCGTGGCCCGGCAGGTTGGCGTAGATGAGTGGCATGGCGATCTGCTGCCCGAAGATAAGGTGGCCCAGGTCGAGCGACTCAAAGCGGAGTTAGCCGGTAATCCAAAAGCGAAACTAGCGTTCGTTGGCGATGGTGTGAACGATGCGCCGGTCGTTGCGCTGGCAGACGTGGGTATTGCGATGGGTGGGCTTGGCTCCGATGCTACCATCGAAACGGCCGACGTTATTATTCAGAACGATGCACCCGCCAAGATTGCTACGGCCATCGGGATTGGCCGGGCTACCCGCCGGATCGTCTGGCAGAATATCACCCTGTCGTTGATCGTCAAGGGCATCGTACTTATCCTCGGCGCGGGCGGTCTGGCAACAATGTGGGAAGCCGTTTTTGCCGATGTCGGTGTGGCGATGCTGGCGATTCTGAATGCGGTCCGGGTTCAGAATCTGACGTTTAAGTAA
- a CDS encoding acylase, translating into MKVLTVCFLLISLFTSAQSKTRERLKRAQAATSTVDILWDTAGVPHIYGQTLEAMYYGFGYAQMQNHANLLLQLYGQARGRAAEYWGPAYLDSDKIITLFGVPQQAQQQYTQQEAAYKPCLDRFVDGLNAYANAHPEAIGPEFSQVLPIKPQDVLAHISRVLVLEFVGGYEAGAARVMLPGSNAYAIAPAKSASKKAMLMANPHLPWEGFFLFFEAHLNGPDFMAYGASLVGQPVLNIAFNQHLGWTHTVNTIDASDRYALTLQDDGYRLDGVKQAFETKAVTLKVRQPDGQLKLQPLTYRYTKHGPVMETKDGKSYAFRFAGLTNPGVAAQHHAMAKAKNLAEFEAALQRMQLPMFNVIYADEKGNVMYVFDGNVPMRSEGDWRFWQGAIDGSAGKYIWTKTHPYRDLPRVLNPPSGFVQNANDAPWSCTYPAVLNPADFPGYMSPVDMPLRLRPQRSINLIKDDASISFDELVGYKLNTGLEAADRFLDDLLAAVEQSPDSLTQQAASVLKAWDKTTNPDSKGAVLFTAWFDRFNPGMAAVGWDAARPVSTPDGIKDPQKAAETLRSVAQQVRERYGRLDVAWGEVNRFGPAGKDYPANGGSEYYGIYRTIQFAPDPKQPQLNRAVAGDTYVAITEFGQKPRAQVSLSYGNASQPGHKHTGDGWKRMSDKQLREALLDKAAILQQLEKKETLQLDTTPTHR; encoded by the coding sequence ATGAAAGTTCTTACGGTTTGTTTCTTGCTAATAAGCTTATTCACGTCCGCTCAGTCCAAAACGCGTGAGCGCCTGAAAAGGGCTCAGGCGGCAACTTCAACGGTTGACATTTTATGGGATACCGCTGGTGTTCCTCACATCTATGGGCAAACGCTGGAAGCCATGTACTACGGCTTCGGGTACGCTCAGATGCAGAACCACGCGAACCTGTTGCTTCAATTGTACGGGCAGGCACGGGGCCGGGCGGCTGAATACTGGGGACCCGCCTATCTGGACTCGGACAAAATCATAACCCTGTTTGGCGTACCTCAGCAGGCGCAGCAGCAATATACCCAGCAGGAAGCAGCCTATAAACCGTGTCTGGACCGCTTCGTCGACGGGCTGAATGCGTATGCCAACGCACATCCGGAAGCTATCGGACCCGAATTTAGTCAGGTACTGCCGATCAAACCGCAGGACGTACTAGCCCATATCAGTCGCGTGCTGGTGCTCGAATTTGTTGGCGGATACGAGGCCGGGGCGGCCCGCGTGATGCTGCCGGGTTCGAATGCCTACGCGATTGCACCCGCCAAATCAGCGTCGAAAAAAGCGATGCTGATGGCAAACCCGCATCTGCCCTGGGAGGGATTCTTTCTGTTCTTCGAAGCGCATCTGAACGGACCCGATTTCATGGCGTATGGGGCTTCGCTGGTCGGTCAGCCGGTGCTCAACATTGCTTTCAATCAGCATCTGGGCTGGACACATACGGTAAACACAATCGACGCGTCTGACCGGTATGCGCTTACGCTACAGGACGATGGCTATAGGCTGGACGGCGTTAAACAAGCGTTCGAGACGAAGGCCGTTACTCTGAAGGTTCGGCAGCCGGACGGTCAGCTTAAACTACAGCCGCTGACGTACCGCTATACCAAACACGGGCCGGTGATGGAAACCAAAGACGGAAAAAGTTATGCCTTTCGGTTTGCGGGATTGACAAATCCGGGCGTGGCCGCCCAGCATCATGCCATGGCCAAAGCCAAAAATCTGGCCGAGTTCGAAGCCGCTCTCCAACGAATGCAACTGCCCATGTTCAACGTCATTTATGCGGACGAAAAGGGTAATGTCATGTATGTCTTCGATGGGAATGTACCCATGCGCAGCGAGGGTGACTGGCGGTTCTGGCAAGGGGCAATCGACGGTTCGGCGGGAAAGTATATCTGGACCAAAACGCACCCGTATCGGGATCTGCCCCGTGTTCTCAATCCTCCATCGGGTTTCGTGCAGAACGCCAATGATGCGCCCTGGAGTTGTACCTATCCGGCTGTGCTAAATCCCGCGGATTTTCCTGGCTATATGTCGCCGGTAGATATGCCCTTACGCTTGCGGCCTCAGCGATCGATCAACTTGATCAAGGATGATGCATCGATCAGTTTTGACGAGTTGGTAGGGTATAAACTGAATACGGGACTAGAAGCGGCCGACCGTTTCCTGGACGATCTGCTGGCTGCCGTTGAACAATCGCCTGACTCGCTGACGCAGCAGGCCGCTTCGGTGCTTAAGGCTTGGGACAAAACGACCAACCCGGATAGCAAAGGGGCCGTTTTGTTCACGGCCTGGTTCGACCGGTTCAATCCGGGTATGGCCGCCGTTGGCTGGGATGCCGCCAGGCCGGTCAGTACTCCCGATGGAATAAAAGATCCACAAAAAGCCGCCGAAACACTGCGTAGCGTGGCCCAGCAGGTACGCGAGCGATATGGTCGGCTGGACGTTGCCTGGGGTGAGGTAAACCGATTTGGTCCAGCCGGAAAGGATTACCCGGCGAATGGAGGCTCTGAGTACTACGGTATTTATCGGACCATTCAATTCGCGCCGGACCCCAAACAGCCACAACTTAACCGGGCGGTTGCCGGTGATACGTACGTAGCCATTACTGAGTTCGGACAGAAACCAAGGGCGCAGGTGTCGTTAAGCTACGGCAATGCGAGTCAGCCCGGCCACAAACACACGGGGGACGGGTGGAAACGCATGTCCGACAAACAGCTCCGGGAGGCTTTACTAGACAAAGCGGCCATTCTGCAACAACTGGAGAAAAAGGAAACGCTACAGCTTGACACAACGCCTACCCATCGCTGA